CCCGCAGGTTTTTCGAACCGGAAGGAAATAAGTCCTGTCTCTTGATCCTGATTTGTCGCATGCGCTTCCTTCGTAAATTGATCGATGGAATTGATGGTGTTAATCACCAGTGCTGATATTCCAGCACAGACAATATCTTCACCCGCATCCGCATATCCGGCATGTCCAAGGCAGCTAAAACCAAGATACTCATGAGCCTGGTTTTGAAAAATCGTTATCTTTGTCATAACAATTTCCTTATCGATTACGCGTTGATCTTTTCAATCTTAACCTGTGTGAACGCCTGTCTATGACCGTTCTTTTTGTGATAGCCAGTCTTTCTCTTGTACTTGTAAACGATAACTTTTTTACCTCTGCCTTCTTTTACTACAGAAGCTTCTACAGATGCGTTAGCTACGTCTGCTCCAACTTTGATTCCGTTATCAGATACAGCTAAAACCTGATCAAAAGTTACTTTCTCACCAGCTTCAACACCAAGTTTTTCAATGGTAATGATATCGCCTTCGGATACTTTGTACTGTTTACCACCTGTTGCTATAATTGCGTACATATGGCACCTCCTATTATCATTACTCGCCAGTTGTGGTTTCTGCAAAAGCGCAGAATTTGAGACCTCACTGTGCGGCATACTTCGTTAGTTTAACATATAAAGTTACTTACGTCAACCACTATCTCTTTTTTTGTCGAAAAAAATTTGCGGCCTGTTTGCAGAAATCCCTCCATCCAACAGATTTAAACCGCCTCGCTTCTTCGCTCTAGGATACGTTTTACCTCAGAGCGCACAAAAGTCGGCTGGTACGGTTTTAAAATATAACCTGCCATATCCATTTTCCGGCAGCGTAACAGGGTCTCCATGTCATTTTTTACCGTTACATACAAGACCGGAATCTTTCCATAACGCTTTCGGATTCTGTCTACCGTCTCAATGCCGTCTAACTCCGGCATCATAATGTCCATCAAAATCAAGTCGGGCTTCTTCTTTTTCTCAAGGTAAGAAAGCGCCTGTCTGCCGGATTTTACCAAGGTAATTTCATAATTTTCCGCTAAGATATCACGAAGCATATTCAGATTCGAAATCATATCATCCACAATCAAAAGCCGTTTCCGCTCTGCCTTTGAAACCATCTCTGTGCGCTCCATCTCCGACTTCACAATCATTGCGTCCCCTTCCGGTTCTAATGATAGAATGGTAATGTCAAGATTTTCCGATAGCAAAAGGTCTAACGTTGTGTGATCCATCAGGCGTAACACCGGGCGAAGATTATGCTCGTCTGCATTTTCGGAAACGATTCCTCTTCTTCCATCCGAAAGCTGCACAAAGGAACCTTTGGGGAATAATGGCACATAGGTCAAAAAAGTAGACACTACCTTTGGCTCAAACATAAGACTGCTCGCTCCCATAAGATACTCCGCAGCCTCCACCGGTGAGTAACAGGGTTTGTACGGTCTTCTTGAAATCAGCGCATCATATACGTCTGCAAGGTGTAAAATTTTGGTATATTCGGACTGCTCAGAGCCCATCAAATGATCCGGGTAGCCGCTTCCATCTTCGTTTTCATGATGATGCAAAACAGCATCCTTAATCTGATCCGAAATATCGGTCCTGTTTTCGATGAACTGATAAGATTTTAAGGCATGTGACTGAATCAGCCGGTATTCCTCCGCCGATAATCGTCCTGTTTTGTTTAAGATTTCTTTTGGAATAAATAATTTTCCAATATCGTGCAAAAGCCCTGCTAACACCAAATCGGTTAGTGCCTGCTTGTCATAGCCCATGTCCATGCCTAAAATGCAAGAATATACCGCTACGTTTACCGAATGGGAATAGGTCACATCATCCATTTCCCGAAGATCAATCAAATCCAAACTGATAAATCCTCTGTCTAAAATATCGGAAACAATTTTTTTCGAAATTCTCTTACAACCGTCAATATCCTTATTTCGAATGTAAAAACTGCTCTCATAACGAACCCGTTCCGAAATCATATCTTCAATTTCAATCTCACTTGAAAGTTCGTCTTCTACATAAAGCCCCTGAAAGCCAAGACTTTTTAATTTGGTTATCATGGCATTGGTCAATGTAGAATTCTCACTTACTAAAACGGTTCCTTTGGCATTTCGAAGTGTTCTTGCAACACACATTCCCTCTTTGACTAAACCAATCGGCATAAAACGCATTTTCTCACTCTCCCTGTAGAGCTTCTGTCAAAGATTTTCTCACTTTCTTTCGTGTCACTTCAACTAGTCCAAGCATTGTCATGTCCCATACATCCGTAGGAACAGGATCTGATTTTAAAAAGGTTCGAAAATGTTCTAAAAGCTCAAAATCATCCTCTTTTGACTTTAAATTGATAAAATCGACTACTATCATCCCTGAAATATTGCGGATTCGAAGTTGATGTGCAATCTCCCTCGCCGCCTCGATATTAATTCTTTTAAAATTTTCCCATTTATCTTTTTTGGCAACATTTTTTCCACTGTTGACATCAATGACGGTCAGTGCCTCTGTCGGCTGGATTACAAGATAGGCGCCTGATTTTAGCCAGACACGCTCTCCTAATGCCTCATCAATCGCAGAACGCATTCCATATAATGCCGACAAAGATATGGCATCATCCTCGTAAAATTCCAATGGAATCTGATTCTGATGCTGCTTTTGGTACTCCTTCATCTGCAAATAAAGCTCTTTTTCATCCGTCACAATTTTTTCCACTGAATCAAGGTAAAGACTCGACAGCTGCCTTAAATATGGCGCTTCCTCCTCATAAAGGCAGCTGTAAGCAGTCCGGTGAATGGCTGTCTCTTTTAACTTTTCATACTTTTGAATCAAGGAATCAGCCTCTAAAAGAACCTCTTCATCGGTGACATCTTTCGCATTCGTGCGAACAATAAATCCATATCCTTTTTGCAGTTTTCCCTCGAACAGGTTTTGGAAACGTTTCCGTTCCGTCGCGTCCAATTTCGATGAAATGCCAAGTTTTCGATTGCCTGTTGTTAAAACCACATATTTGCCCGAAAAATTCAAATTCGTTGTAACACCAGGATCTTTGGTTTTTAAAGCCTCCTTGCAGACCTGTACAACAATTTCATCGCCTTCGCACAAATTCTTCGTCTTAGACTGCTTTTTCACGTAAATTGGATGTTTTAGCTCCTTTAACGACAAATAACAGGTCTGATTGGCATCAATTCTTACAAAGGCTGCATCCAGATTTTTTACTATATTTTTGACTCTTGCGACATAAATATTTCCAAGCAGACTGACCTGTGTCACCGGTTCAAGGGCAAGATCTATCATGTGCCGGTTTTCATCATACAAGGACGACACGATGACATGCTTGCCCGAAATCTGTTGTTTTGTCACTAAATAGCGGTACATACTATATTACTTCCCATCTCTCCAAGAGAAATATATCGTTTTTCATCTTCTAAATAGGCATAGACATCCAAGCGGTGTATCTGAATGGCATTGGCATCATAGGTGAAACCTAATTTTTCAAACAAAGCTTCTAATACCATTTCCGGTTTCAAGTTGTTTGTACTTCCGGTACAGACATTAAGGTAAAAAGCAGGTTGTCCATCTTTGGTTATCATGTGAATATCATAGACAAGCTCTTTTAAATCCATAACTTTTTCGCTTTTTTTCGTTTTTTTGGTCACCAAAAACTCAGCTGCATCGGTGAAGTATTCCTTGATTCCCTGTTCAAATGCCGCAAAATCAGCCGGCGCCTGATAGCCTTCTTTAAAACTTAGCTCATAATCAGCCGCAGCCACAATGGACATCGCCGTTTTTGCATTGTCTTTAAGCTGCACATAACCGGTAATCTCGATTCCTTCCACCATGGTATCATTCAAAGCCTTTAACGCCTGTTCTGTGGAAGTTGAAGAATGGACTTCAATGTCTAAATATTCCCCATCACTGGTAATGCCCACACCAAGTGGTGCCGCAAAAGACATAATCTGATGTGGTGAAAATCCTTCCGAATAGCAGATGTCGATGTTTGCTCTTCGCATCGCCTTCTGAAAATAACGCATCATATCAAGATGTCCGATGAATTTCATAACTCCATATTTTCGAAACTTAATTCTAATTTTCATAACAGACACCTCCTCCAAATTTTTTCGCACCACAGCCAGAGCAGCGCATTCTACAGTTTGGTGTCACTTTCTCGCCATGCGCAGTCTGCCACTCACGTTTCAAGAACTCTTTTGTAACACCGACGTCAATGAAATCCCATGGGAAAATTTCGTCTAGCGGACGTTCTCTCATCGTATAAAAATCAGGGTCAATGCCACATTCCTCAAAAGCATCCAGCCATCTTTGGTTATCGTAATATTCGCTCCAGGCATCAAAAACAGCACCATTCTCATAAGCTTTTAAGATTGCTTTTGCAATTTTACGGTCTCCTCTTGCAAGAATTCCCTCTAAAACGGTTACATCTGCCTCGTGCCAGTTATATTTGATACTCTTGTGATTCAACTGTTCTTTGACCGTATCGTTTACCACTTTTGCACGTGCAAGATAATCATCCGGTGTATACATTCTTGCCCACTGGAATGGTGTAAATGGCTTTGGAACAAAGAACGAAGTACTGATGGTAATCTGACATTTTCCGTTTCGTTTTTCCTTCGGAACGGTATCGTAATACAAAGCCGCAATCTCATTTGCAAGCTCTGGAATCGCCTTCATGTCTTCCTCTGTCTCAGTTGGAAGTCCAAGCATAAAGTAAAGTTTTACCTTATTCCATCCTCCCTCAAACGCAAGTCCTGCACCGTGAAGAATCACGTCCTTTGTCAAACCTTTGTTAATCACATCACGAAGTCTCTGGGAACCGGCTTCAGGTGCGAACGTTAAGCTGCTCTTTTTGATATCCTGCACCTTACTCATGACATCCAAAGAAAAGGCGTCAATTCGAAGGGATGGCAGAGAAATATTAACCCCCTTGTCCTTAAATTCATCAATCAAAAAGGTTACCAGTTCTCCTAAGCTAGAATAATCGGAGGAACTTAACGAACTAAGTGAAATCTCTTCGTGACCGGTTGACGCAATCATTTTTCTTGCTAAATCTTTTAGCCGCTCTACATTTTTTTCACGTGTTGGACGATACACCATTCCCGCCTGACAGAAACGGCATCCTCGGATACATCCACGCTGGATTTCAAGCACAACACGGTCCTGTGTCGCACGGATAAACGGAACAACCGGCTTTTCCGGATAAACAGCCTCCGTCATCTCCATCACAAGCTGTTTTTCCACTTTTTGGGGAACATCGTCATAAATTGGCGTAAACGCTTCAATTGTGCCATCTTCTTTATAAGTTACATCATACAAAGATGGAACATAAATTCCCGGGATTTTTGCAGCTTCATGCAAGAATTCACTTCGGGATGCACCTGCATCTTTCATTTTTAAATATAAATCGAACAGTGCATCGTACTGCACTTCACCTTCACCCATATAGAACAAATCAAAAAAGTCTGCGATTGGTTCTGGATTATAGGTACAAGGACCTCCACCGATTACGATCGGGTCATCCTTTGTCCGATCCTTTGCAAGAAGTGGAATCTGTCCTAAATCAAGCACCTGCAAAATGTTGGTATAACACATTTCATACTGTAACGTGATTCCAAGGAAATCAAAGTCCTTGATTGGCTCCTGGGATTCTAGGGCAAACAATGGTATCTTTTCTTCCTTCATAATAGTAGAAAGATCTGTCCATGGAGAGTAAACACGCTCACACCAGACATCCTCTCTTTTATTGAACATATCATATAGAATCTGTATTCCAAGATGAGACATTCCAATCTCATACACGTCCGGGAAACACATTGCAAAACGAATTTTTACATCCTCTTTCTTTTTTTTGATGCTGTTTAATTCATTTCCAATATATCTTGCCGGTTTATCAATTTTCATCAGTATTTCATCTGATAACGCTAATTTTGTCATAAAAAAATGTATCCTTTCCTATGTTTCAAATTGAAACTGGCTGTCTTTCGATTATACAAGAAAACGGCAGTGTCCGTCAATCTTGCATTTCTATCATAACATAATCCTTAACCTTTGTGTATAAATCATTTTCTTCTACCAACGTCACCACATCCTTCGCCGAATAGGAAAAAAAGCGCACTCCCGTCAGGTTTGCATACAAAAACAGCGTAAACAGGATAATTGCTGCCAAAAACCTGCCTTTTCCCCAAAAAGAAACTGCACTCTCCTCCCCAAATGCATCCTCCTGTCCCATTTTTGGTACACTTCTATTTTGTTCCGTTCCAACGTACTCAAACGATTTTCTAACTTCTGAAATATAACGTCTTCTATCATCAATCTCCTGATTGGTCATTTTTCTGCTGCTCCAAAGCTTTTACAGTAATTTATGAGGGATTGTGTTGGAATAGAACTTGCGTCTTTGCAGCTTTTTATGTGGCACGCTTTTTCCCATTCTTCTCATCTATTCTGGCGCCGGGCGTGCCTCATGCACTTTTTTTAGCTTTCGGCACGCG
This genomic window from Roseburia sp. 831b contains:
- a CDS encoding ribosomal-processing cysteine protease Prp — its product is MTKITIFQNQAHEYLGFSCLGHAGYADAGEDIVCAGISALVINTINSIDQFTKEAHATNQDQETGLISFRFEKPAGHDAELLMKSMVLGLQEIQHNYGNEFIILDFKEV
- the rplU gene encoding 50S ribosomal protein L21, which codes for MYAIIATGGKQYKVSEGDIITIEKLGVEAGEKVTFDQVLAVSDNGIKVGADVANASVEASVVKEGRGKKVIVYKYKRKTGYHKKNGHRQAFTQVKIEKINA
- a CDS encoding HD domain-containing phosphohydrolase, which translates into the protein MRFMPIGLVKEGMCVARTLRNAKGTVLVSENSTLTNAMITKLKSLGFQGLYVEDELSSEIEIEDMISERVRYESSFYIRNKDIDGCKRISKKIVSDILDRGFISLDLIDLREMDDVTYSHSVNVAVYSCILGMDMGYDKQALTDLVLAGLLHDIGKLFIPKEILNKTGRLSAEEYRLIQSHALKSYQFIENRTDISDQIKDAVLHHHENEDGSGYPDHLMGSEQSEYTKILHLADVYDALISRRPYKPCYSPVEAAEYLMGASSLMFEPKVVSTFLTYVPLFPKGSFVQLSDGRRGIVSENADEHNLRPVLRLMDHTTLDLLLSENLDITILSLEPEGDAMIVKSEMERTEMVSKAERKRLLIVDDMISNLNMLRDILAENYEITLVKSGRQALSYLEKKKKPDLILMDIMMPELDGIETVDRIRKRYGKIPVLYVTVKNDMETLLRCRKMDMAGYILKPYQPTFVRSEVKRILERRSEAV
- a CDS encoding ribonuclease E/G, whose amino-acid sequence is MYRYLVTKQQISGKHVIVSSLYDENRHMIDLALEPVTQVSLLGNIYVARVKNIVKNLDAAFVRIDANQTCYLSLKELKHPIYVKKQSKTKNLCEGDEIVVQVCKEALKTKDPGVTTNLNFSGKYVVLTTGNRKLGISSKLDATERKRFQNLFEGKLQKGYGFIVRTNAKDVTDEEVLLEADSLIQKYEKLKETAIHRTAYSCLYEEEAPYLRQLSSLYLDSVEKIVTDEKELYLQMKEYQKQHQNQIPLEFYEDDAISLSALYGMRSAIDEALGERVWLKSGAYLVIQPTEALTVIDVNSGKNVAKKDKWENFKRINIEAAREIAHQLRIRNISGMIVVDFINLKSKEDDFELLEHFRTFLKSDPVPTDVWDMTMLGLVEVTRKKVRKSLTEALQGE
- a CDS encoding TIGR03936 family radical SAM-associated protein — encoded protein: MKIRIKFRKYGVMKFIGHLDMMRYFQKAMRRANIDICYSEGFSPHQIMSFAAPLGVGITSDGEYLDIEVHSSTSTEQALKALNDTMVEGIEITGYVQLKDNAKTAMSIVAAADYELSFKEGYQAPADFAAFEQGIKEYFTDAAEFLVTKKTKKSEKVMDLKELVYDIHMITKDGQPAFYLNVCTGSTNNLKPEMVLEALFEKLGFTYDANAIQIHRLDVYAYLEDEKRYISLGEMGSNIVCTAI
- a CDS encoding TIGR03960 family B12-binding radical SAM protein, giving the protein MTKLALSDEILMKIDKPARYIGNELNSIKKKKEDVKIRFAMCFPDVYEIGMSHLGIQILYDMFNKREDVWCERVYSPWTDLSTIMKEEKIPLFALESQEPIKDFDFLGITLQYEMCYTNILQVLDLGQIPLLAKDRTKDDPIVIGGGPCTYNPEPIADFFDLFYMGEGEVQYDALFDLYLKMKDAGASRSEFLHEAAKIPGIYVPSLYDVTYKEDGTIEAFTPIYDDVPQKVEKQLVMEMTEAVYPEKPVVPFIRATQDRVVLEIQRGCIRGCRFCQAGMVYRPTREKNVERLKDLARKMIASTGHEEISLSSLSSSDYSSLGELVTFLIDEFKDKGVNISLPSLRIDAFSLDVMSKVQDIKKSSLTFAPEAGSQRLRDVINKGLTKDVILHGAGLAFEGGWNKVKLYFMLGLPTETEEDMKAIPELANEIAALYYDTVPKEKRNGKCQITISTSFFVPKPFTPFQWARMYTPDDYLARAKVVNDTVKEQLNHKSIKYNWHEADVTVLEGILARGDRKIAKAILKAYENGAVFDAWSEYYDNQRWLDAFEECGIDPDFYTMRERPLDEIFPWDFIDVGVTKEFLKREWQTAHGEKVTPNCRMRCSGCGAKKFGGGVCYEN